A window of the Sardina pilchardus chromosome 21, fSarPil1.1, whole genome shotgun sequence genome harbors these coding sequences:
- the st3gal5 gene encoding lactosylceramide alpha-2,3-sialyltransferase isoform X1 translates to MRTRGDIRDRVFLLRRRAVRQQPTNSPPTMLVSRTLRFCCQRRFLVPLIALALASPWVLKGVVFNTNPKPYELHVDPQHQELVHTYVRSVLARECRPSFARKGIEARIPTTTPVMEPFLWRETSSMDTVFQYPPPFGFLDLQDKLMEVLRLLQPSPTQEHHEKDCQRCVVVGNGGILRGLELGTLIDQFDMVIRLNSGPVRRFSKDVGNRTTIRMSYPEGSPKVWEDVDPKLKYVAVIYKSVDFNWLNAMITKQKVSLWDWLFFWQKVPDEIPIKLSQFYILNPEIIRETALDLLQYPKPKFRLWGWDQNVPTLGMSALNLASYLCDEVSLAGFGYNLSQREASLHYYDNLPMSSMLTQEMHNVDQERALLQSLVAEGSIADLTGGIHCSFCPS, encoded by the exons GGGTTTTCCTCTTGAGGAGAAGAGCTGTGAGACAACAGCCGACGAATTCCCCTCCCACCATGTTGGTATCAAGAACTCTTCGCTTTTGTTGTCAAAG GCGTTTCCTTGTGCCTCTCATAGCTCTAGCATTGGCCTCGCCTTGGGTTCTGAAAGGGGTGGTTTTCAACACCAACCCAAAGCCTTATGAATTGCATGTGGATCCCCAACATCAAGAG CTGGTGCATACCTATGTGCGAAGTGTCTTAGCAAGAGAATGCAGACCTTCCTTTGCCCGGAAAGGAATTGAGGCTCGGATTCCCACAACCACCCCAGTGATGGAGCCTTTCCTGTGGAGAGAAACCAGTTCAATGGATACAGTTTTCCAATATCCACCTCCCTTTGGATTTCTGGACCTGCAGGACAAGCTCATGGAGGTCCTGAGGCTTCTGCAGCCCTCCCCCACTCAAGAACATCATGAGAAAGATTGCCAGCGATGTGTGGTGGTGGGCAATGGAGGAATCTTACGTGGGCTGGAGCTTGGAACTCTGATTGACCAATTTGACATGGTTATTCG GCTGAATAGTGGTCCAGTGCGACGTTTCAGCAAAGATGTGGGCAATCGCACCACCATTCGGATGAGCTACCCAGAGGGCAGTCCAAAGGTCTGGGAGGACGTGGACCCAAAACTGAAATATGTGGCTGTGATCTATAAATCGGTGGACTTCAATTGGCTCAATGCCATGATTACCAAACAGAAAGTG TCATTGTGGGACTGGCTGTTCTTCTGGCAGAAGGTGCCCGATGAAATCCCGATAAAGTTGTCGCAGTTCTACATCCTAAACCCAGAGATCATCAGGGAGACGGCCTTAGATCTATTGCAGTACCCAAAGCCAAAGTTCCGGCTCTGGGGTTGGGACCAG AACGTGCCAACCCTGGGGATGTCTGCTCTTAACCTGGCAAGCTACTTGTGTGATGAGGTGAGCCTAGCTGGCTTTGGCTACAACCTCAGCCAGAGAGAGGCATCGTTGCACTATTACGATAATCTGCCCATGTCATCAATGCTGACACAGGAGATGCACAATGTGGACCAGGAGCGGGCACTCCTCCAGAGCCTAGTGGCAGAGGGAAGCATCGCAGATCTCACAGGGGGTATCCACTGCAGTTTCTGCCCCAGCTGA
- the st3gal5 gene encoding lactosylceramide alpha-2,3-sialyltransferase isoform X2 — protein sequence MLVSRTLRFCCQRRFLVPLIALALASPWVLKGVVFNTNPKPYELHVDPQHQELVHTYVRSVLARECRPSFARKGIEARIPTTTPVMEPFLWRETSSMDTVFQYPPPFGFLDLQDKLMEVLRLLQPSPTQEHHEKDCQRCVVVGNGGILRGLELGTLIDQFDMVIRLNSGPVRRFSKDVGNRTTIRMSYPEGSPKVWEDVDPKLKYVAVIYKSVDFNWLNAMITKQKVSLWDWLFFWQKVPDEIPIKLSQFYILNPEIIRETALDLLQYPKPKFRLWGWDQNVPTLGMSALNLASYLCDEVSLAGFGYNLSQREASLHYYDNLPMSSMLTQEMHNVDQERALLQSLVAEGSIADLTGGIHCSFCPS from the exons ATGTTGGTATCAAGAACTCTTCGCTTTTGTTGTCAAAG GCGTTTCCTTGTGCCTCTCATAGCTCTAGCATTGGCCTCGCCTTGGGTTCTGAAAGGGGTGGTTTTCAACACCAACCCAAAGCCTTATGAATTGCATGTGGATCCCCAACATCAAGAG CTGGTGCATACCTATGTGCGAAGTGTCTTAGCAAGAGAATGCAGACCTTCCTTTGCCCGGAAAGGAATTGAGGCTCGGATTCCCACAACCACCCCAGTGATGGAGCCTTTCCTGTGGAGAGAAACCAGTTCAATGGATACAGTTTTCCAATATCCACCTCCCTTTGGATTTCTGGACCTGCAGGACAAGCTCATGGAGGTCCTGAGGCTTCTGCAGCCCTCCCCCACTCAAGAACATCATGAGAAAGATTGCCAGCGATGTGTGGTGGTGGGCAATGGAGGAATCTTACGTGGGCTGGAGCTTGGAACTCTGATTGACCAATTTGACATGGTTATTCG GCTGAATAGTGGTCCAGTGCGACGTTTCAGCAAAGATGTGGGCAATCGCACCACCATTCGGATGAGCTACCCAGAGGGCAGTCCAAAGGTCTGGGAGGACGTGGACCCAAAACTGAAATATGTGGCTGTGATCTATAAATCGGTGGACTTCAATTGGCTCAATGCCATGATTACCAAACAGAAAGTG TCATTGTGGGACTGGCTGTTCTTCTGGCAGAAGGTGCCCGATGAAATCCCGATAAAGTTGTCGCAGTTCTACATCCTAAACCCAGAGATCATCAGGGAGACGGCCTTAGATCTATTGCAGTACCCAAAGCCAAAGTTCCGGCTCTGGGGTTGGGACCAG AACGTGCCAACCCTGGGGATGTCTGCTCTTAACCTGGCAAGCTACTTGTGTGATGAGGTGAGCCTAGCTGGCTTTGGCTACAACCTCAGCCAGAGAGAGGCATCGTTGCACTATTACGATAATCTGCCCATGTCATCAATGCTGACACAGGAGATGCACAATGTGGACCAGGAGCGGGCACTCCTCCAGAGCCTAGTGGCAGAGGGAAGCATCGCAGATCTCACAGGGGGTATCCACTGCAGTTTCTGCCCCAGCTGA
- the atoh8 gene encoding transcription factor atoh8, producing MKDPHLVNDGNWKTLNVKEVSMNKKFKRKSREPVKRVSEFRSSQDDSKLDEDSNEDSMDNTFVLNSQKRLQAIASVVSGEHIGQLGISDTALDMRINALPAISGKGPSQPQSLSETASSKDTIQATFAQVSGFDNQQVFSREQSLQSRVVLCQRAERPLSSASQASYMNNNEPPESPRKLLGEASGVVTEIKAIQQTRRLLANARERTRVHTISAAFEALRKQVPCYSYGQKLSKLAILRIACNYILSLAQLADLDYTPDHSNMSFRECVEQCTRTLQAEGRSKKRKE from the exons ATGAAGGATCCACATCTTGTGAATGATGGCAACTGGAAGACACTCAACGTAAAGGAAGTGTCTATGAATAAAAAGTTCAAGCGCAAATCACGAGAGCCAGTAAAACGTGTTAGTGAGTTCAGAAGTTCTCAAGATGACTCTAAATTGGACGAAGACTCAAATGAAGACTCAATGGACaacacttttgttttaaacAGTCAAAAAAGGCTTCAAGCCATTGCTTCTGTCGTCAGTGGAGAGCACATTGGTCAATTGGGGATTTCGGACACGGCTCTTGATATGCGGATAAATGCATTGCCTGCTATCAGCGGTAAGGGTCCATCACAACCCCAATCATTGTCTGAAACAGCTTCTTCTAAGGACACAATTCAGGCGACATTCGCTCAAGTGTCTGGCTTTGACAATCAGCAGGTTTTTTCTCGTGAACAGAGCTTACAGTCTCGGGTTGTGCTGTGCCAACGCGCAGAGCGACCGCTATCCTCAGCCTCACAGGCGTCTTACATGAATAACAACGAGCCGCCGGAATCGCCGAGGAAACTGCTGGGAGAGGCGTCTGGCGTCGTCACTGAGATCAAAGCAATTCAGCAGACACGGAGATTGCTGGCAAATGCCAGAGAGAGGACCCGGGTGCATACCATAAGCGCAGCCTTTGAGGCGCTTAGAAAACAG GTGCCATGCTACTCCTATGGGCAGAAGCTCTCCAAGCTGGCTATATTAAGAATCGCCTGCAACTACATCCTGTCCCTGGCTCAACTTGCAGACCTGGACTACACCCCGGACCACAGCAACATGAGCTTCAGGGAGTGTGTGGAGCAGTGCACCCGCACCCTGCAGGCCGAGGGACGCTCCAAGAAGAGGAAG GAATGA